A DNA window from Shewanella baltica contains the following coding sequences:
- a CDS encoding heme lyase CcmF/NrfE family subunit codes for MTTILPEIGHILLIISTVIALLSAMVPLVGIYRDNAYLTGYSPALFRALFTSISAALLCLIYNFISDDFSVAYVANHSNSQLALGYKVAAVWGSHEGSMLFWVFAIALWGAIISYRLPITDCTQAKASNQYQDAVYFARLLAILSLVILGFNLFLLFTSNPFARLLPNIPIEGRDLNPILQDIGLILHPPMLFLGYVGLTVCFAAALASLLGGKFNARQVNHLKPWGLLAWIFLTGGNAFGSWWAYNELGWGGWWFWDPVENASFIPWLVATALVHSIVLTKRTNGFQITTLLLCILAFSLSLLGSFLVRSGIVQSVHAFAADPTRGMSILCLLILFIGAALLIFALKANNLRHSVQHTIFSKETLLLLGIVILVVAAFSVLLGTFYPLIYELLGLGTLSVGAPYFNAIFVPLTFLLVLLMGVAPLAHWQKTSKAQVKPLIIPGTLILISALWISLQAATGNSLFLLLGTAAALWLLICLLLTLIAALGLNKQTHQHKQSVKDAVNMAKPTSKRRFMAMLLAHLGVAVTIIGATAVSFFEQEALLRMGPGQGKPLAGYVLVYESTENIETKSFTAIQANISIRDAAQDELVIGYITPQRQTFKSNAMEMSHAGIDHGLWRDIYVSMGLQLSDNEYLIRISYKPLASWIWLGALLMMLGGTVAAWPARNLCYYPKSETLADPSHSLKRETLA; via the coding sequence ATGACCACTATACTTCCAGAAATAGGCCATATATTGCTGATTATCAGCACTGTCATTGCACTATTATCTGCAATGGTACCTTTAGTGGGAATTTATAGAGATAATGCTTACTTAACAGGCTACAGCCCAGCATTATTTAGAGCATTATTTACCTCGATATCCGCAGCACTCCTTTGCTTAATTTATAATTTTATCAGTGATGATTTTTCTGTTGCCTATGTTGCCAATCATTCCAATAGTCAATTAGCCCTTGGGTATAAAGTGGCTGCGGTTTGGGGCAGCCACGAAGGTTCAATGCTCTTTTGGGTATTTGCAATCGCACTCTGGGGCGCCATTATCAGTTATCGCCTACCAATAACGGATTGCACTCAGGCCAAAGCCAGCAACCAATACCAAGACGCTGTTTACTTTGCGAGATTGCTGGCGATTTTGTCGCTAGTGATTCTGGGGTTTAACTTATTTTTACTTTTTACTTCGAATCCTTTTGCCCGCTTGCTACCCAATATCCCCATAGAAGGACGCGATCTCAACCCAATATTGCAAGACATAGGCCTTATATTGCACCCACCTATGCTTTTCCTCGGGTATGTCGGACTTACCGTTTGTTTTGCCGCCGCCTTAGCATCGCTGCTCGGCGGAAAGTTTAATGCTCGTCAAGTTAACCACTTAAAGCCTTGGGGGTTACTCGCATGGATTTTTTTAACGGGCGGAAATGCCTTTGGATCTTGGTGGGCCTATAACGAATTAGGCTGGGGAGGATGGTGGTTTTGGGATCCAGTAGAAAACGCCTCTTTTATTCCTTGGCTTGTCGCCACCGCATTAGTCCATTCTATTGTCCTGACTAAACGCACTAATGGCTTTCAAATTACAACTTTGCTGCTGTGTATATTGGCTTTCTCACTCAGTTTACTCGGCAGTTTTTTAGTGCGTTCCGGCATAGTGCAATCGGTGCATGCCTTTGCCGCCGACCCAACACGTGGCATGTCAATCCTCTGTTTATTAATACTTTTTATTGGTGCAGCTCTGCTCATTTTCGCACTTAAAGCCAATAACCTAAGACACTCAGTCCAGCATACGATTTTCAGTAAAGAAACGCTGTTATTACTCGGTATTGTAATATTAGTCGTCGCTGCATTTTCAGTTCTACTCGGTACCTTCTATCCCTTGATCTATGAACTACTCGGTTTAGGTACACTTTCTGTCGGTGCCCCTTATTTTAATGCGATCTTTGTACCACTGACCTTCTTACTCGTACTCTTGATGGGTGTAGCCCCTTTAGCCCATTGGCAAAAAACATCCAAAGCTCAAGTTAAGCCTTTAATCATTCCTGGCACGCTGATTTTAATTTCGGCTTTGTGGATAAGCTTGCAGGCAGCTACTGGCAATAGTTTATTTCTGTTACTTGGTACTGCAGCAGCACTTTGGTTACTGATTTGCTTATTATTAACACTGATCGCAGCATTAGGATTGAACAAGCAAACTCATCAACATAAACAGTCAGTTAAAGATGCCGTGAACATGGCTAAGCCTACCTCTAAACGACGCTTCATGGCCATGCTGCTCGCTCATTTAGGTGTTGCTGTAACAATAATAGGTGCGACGGCCGTCTCTTTCTTTGAACAAGAAGCCCTGCTAAGAATGGGGCCTGGGCAAGGAAAACCTCTGGCAGGTTATGTCTTAGTTTATGAAAGTACTGAGAATATTGAGACCAAGAGTTTTACTGCCATTCAAGCCAATATCAGTATCCGTGATGCAGCCCAAGATGAGCTGGTAATAGGCTATATCACCCCACAACGACAAACCTTTAAAAGCAATGCCATGGAAATGTCCCATGCGGGAATTGACCACGGCCTATGGCGGGATATTTATGTCTCGATGGGATTGCAACTTAGTGATAACGAATACCTGATCCGTATCAGCTATAAACCTCTTGCTAGTTGGATCTGGCTTGGGGCACTGCTAATGATGTTAGGCGGAACTGTCGCTGCTTGGCCTGCTCGCAACCTTTGTTATTACCCGAAATCAGAAACCTTAGCTGACCCATCCCATTCATTGAAAAGGGAGACACTTGCCTAA
- a CDS encoding TlpA family protein disulfide reductase, producing the protein MKRYSLRLILLCSFVLLNNAVQAHSLQNKLYDTGETIPKPRVMTGFVEMQHARGVPEVPFIDEAGKTQTLKQHQGKLVLVNLWATWCAPCLREIPELQHLKKDYQGKNIAIVPISIDEDPKDVRPFLTQHNFSDYQTWFDPTQNIEQIIPANVVPATYFFDAKGNLVGFVRGYLDWGDKDVAPYLDQLIAKYGQ; encoded by the coding sequence ATGAAACGATATTCTCTGCGACTAATTCTGCTGTGCAGTTTTGTCCTGTTAAACAACGCAGTCCAAGCCCATTCATTGCAGAATAAGCTTTACGACACTGGCGAAACGATTCCTAAACCTAGGGTAATGACTGGCTTCGTTGAAATGCAGCATGCACGCGGCGTACCGGAAGTGCCTTTTATTGATGAAGCGGGGAAAACTCAAACCCTAAAACAACATCAAGGTAAACTGGTTCTCGTTAATCTTTGGGCGACTTGGTGTGCCCCTTGCCTACGTGAAATCCCAGAACTTCAGCATCTTAAAAAGGATTATCAAGGGAAAAATATTGCCATTGTCCCAATATCCATCGATGAAGATCCTAAGGATGTGCGACCTTTCCTCACTCAACATAATTTTAGTGACTATCAAACTTGGTTCGATCCAACACAAAACATAGAACAGATCATTCCGGCAAACGTCGTTCCTGCGACGTATTTTTTTGATGCTAAAGGTAATCTTGTTGGTTTCGTACGCGGGTATCTCGATTGGGGCGATAAAGACGTCGCCCCTTATCTTGACCAATTGATCGCTAAATACGGCCAATAA
- a CDS encoding cytochrome c-type biogenesis protein: MNPFFRSPYLCAFTWLLFTTLFLGGTAFLAVAQEQPISSPSHKQQAMNITKVLRCPMATNLSLFESQAPIAHELKAQIFSMLEQGYSQDEIILFMVERYGEKIRYQPELKGSTVALWFGPLFLLLLGVGLCLGLIKRRALSSPS, from the coding sequence ATGAATCCATTTTTTCGCTCACCTTACCTCTGCGCTTTTACATGGTTGCTCTTTACCACACTATTTTTAGGAGGGACTGCATTCCTCGCGGTGGCTCAAGAGCAGCCCATCTCTAGCCCTTCTCATAAACAACAAGCTATGAATATCACTAAAGTGCTGCGCTGTCCTATGGCAACTAATCTGAGTCTGTTTGAATCACAAGCTCCTATCGCCCATGAGCTTAAAGCTCAGATATTTTCGATGTTGGAACAAGGATATAGCCAAGATGAAATCATTCTATTTATGGTAGAGCGCTATGGTGAAAAAATTCGTTATCAACCCGAACTTAAAGGTTCTACCGTCGCACTTTGGTTTGGCCCATTATTCTTGCTATTACTCGGTGTAGGTCTTTGCCTTGGACTCATTAAACGCCGAGCACTGAGCTCCCCTTCCTAA